A section of the Alkalihalobacillus sp. LMS39 genome encodes:
- the tgt gene encoding tRNA guanosine(34) transglycosylase Tgt → MAAVTYELIKTCKQSGARLGRLHTPHGVIETPIFMPVGTLATVKTMSPEELKQMEAQIILSNTYHLWLRPGHDIVKEAGGLHRFMNWDKPILTDSGGFQVFSLSDLRKIEEEGVHFRNHLSGEKLFLSPEGAMDIQNALGSDIMMAFDECPPYPAEYDYMKSSVERTSRWAERCLKAHKRPNDQALFGIIQGGEFEELRAQSAKDLISLDFPGYAIGGLSVGEPKHVMNEVLEFTTPLMPTNKPRYLMGVGSPDSLIDGAIRGVDMFDCVLPTRVARNGTCMTSSGRLVVRNAKYARDFRPLDENCDCHVCQNYTRAYIRHLVKCDETFGFRLTTYHNLHFLLNLMKEVRQAIMDDRLLDFREEFFEAYGFNKPNAKNF, encoded by the coding sequence GTGGCTGCTGTAACATATGAACTAATTAAAACATGTAAACAATCCGGAGCACGACTTGGCCGACTTCATACCCCACACGGAGTGATTGAAACACCAATCTTTATGCCTGTCGGTACGTTAGCTACAGTAAAGACAATGAGCCCAGAAGAATTGAAACAAATGGAGGCTCAAATTATATTAAGTAATACGTACCATCTTTGGTTACGTCCAGGTCATGATATTGTAAAAGAAGCTGGAGGTCTTCACCGTTTTATGAATTGGGACAAACCAATTTTAACGGATTCAGGTGGATTTCAGGTCTTTAGTTTGAGTGACTTGCGTAAGATAGAAGAAGAGGGTGTCCATTTTCGTAATCATTTAAGTGGAGAAAAGTTATTTCTAAGTCCAGAAGGCGCAATGGATATTCAAAATGCGCTCGGTTCAGACATTATGATGGCCTTTGATGAATGTCCGCCATATCCAGCAGAATATGATTACATGAAGAGCTCAGTTGAACGGACAAGCCGATGGGCAGAACGTTGTCTTAAAGCACATAAAAGACCGAACGACCAAGCGTTATTTGGAATCATTCAAGGTGGAGAATTTGAAGAACTTCGAGCCCAAAGTGCAAAAGACTTGATATCACTAGACTTCCCGGGCTATGCTATAGGAGGACTGTCTGTAGGTGAGCCAAAACATGTGATGAATGAGGTTCTCGAATTTACTACACCATTGATGCCGACAAATAAACCTCGTTACTTAATGGGAGTTGGGTCTCCTGATTCATTAATAGATGGAGCTATCAGAGGGGTTGATATGTTTGATTGTGTCCTTCCTACTCGTGTAGCAAGAAATGGGACGTGCATGACAAGTTCAGGTCGATTGGTTGTACGCAATGCGAAATATGCTCGTGATTTCAGACCGCTTGATGAGAACTGTGATTGTCATGTGTGCCAAAATTACACAAGAGCCTATATTCGTCACCTTGTAAAATGTGATGAAACATTCGGTTTCCGTCTAACGACTTATCATAATCTTCATTTCTTGTTAAACTTAATGAAAGAGGTAAGACAGGCTATTATGGATGACCGATTACTTGATTTTCGGGAAGAGTTCTTTGAAGCGTATGGGTTTAATAAACCGAATGCTAAAAATTTCTAG
- the yajC gene encoding preprotein translocase subunit YajC, giving the protein MEAIIPLILMFAIFWFLLIRPQQKRQKQIRNMHAALEKGDKIITIGGLHGTIDSIDEDTIVIIVNDNRKLTFDRTSVREVVNPD; this is encoded by the coding sequence ATGGAAGCGATAATACCTTTAATTTTGATGTTTGCTATTTTTTGGTTTCTTCTCATAAGACCGCAACAAAAAAGACAGAAACAAATTCGTAATATGCACGCTGCCTTAGAAAAAGGCGATAAGATTATTACGATTGGCGGGCTTCATGGGACGATTGATTCAATAGACGAGGATACAATCGTCATTATTGTCAACGATAACCGCAAATTGACGTTTGACCGAACGTCTGTAAGGGAAGTAGTAAATCCAGATTGA
- a CDS encoding TIGR04086 family membrane protein, with translation MFSSMLYGLVVIFILALSFSLIVSLLLTFSSLTESSFTWIILGVSFLTLFIGGLVSGAKSKQKGWITGAGTAFLFTLVTFLVQYLGYNIGFSTEQYLYHGGYLLCAAIGGIIGVNISGD, from the coding sequence ATGTTCAGTTCAATGCTCTATGGCTTAGTTGTTATCTTTATATTAGCATTAAGCTTTAGCTTAATCGTTTCGTTACTATTAACCTTTAGCTCATTAACAGAATCGTCCTTCACTTGGATTATTTTAGGTGTATCATTTTTAACATTATTTATTGGTGGCCTTGTTTCTGGAGCTAAGTCGAAACAAAAAGGTTGGATAACAGGAGCTGGAACGGCATTTTTATTTACACTAGTCACCTTTCTTGTTCAATATTTAGGGTATAATATCGGCTTTTCTACTGAACAATATTTGTATCATGGTGGTTACCTTTTATGTGCGGCTATTGGTGGCATTATTGGCGTGAACATTTCAGGTGATTAG
- a CDS encoding ArsB/NhaD family transporter: MEVTLAFIIFIISYVFIISEKINRALVACLGGAAMLFAGIFSMDTAFMQYIDWHTIALLLSMMILVSITSQSGVFEYVAVHVARQVDGKPIPLLVFISLLTAIGSALLNNVTTVLLVVPIVLTLTKILKVNAVPFLLSIILASNIGGTATLIGDPPNLMIGQAVEHLTFNDFLIHLGPVVAIIFIVVMAGLVYYYRKALTVSAENRRKLIEVDPKSYLKDKVLIVKSLSVLAITTVGFVLQPLLNVDLTSIAMGGALLLMLLTYEKQDVEEVFKSVEWVTLFFFVGLFMLVGGLKEVGLIDEIAKSIIFYTDGDLPKTALLILWASGIISGFVDNIPFVAAMIPVILEFQSYGMTNLDPLWWALALGACLGGNATLIGASSNVIVAGLAVKAKHSFSYMEFLKVGAPVALVSFIISTIYIYFRYLIFFY; encoded by the coding sequence ATGGAAGTAACCTTGGCCTTTATCATTTTTATCATTAGCTATGTGTTTATTATTAGTGAGAAAATTAATCGTGCGCTCGTTGCTTGTTTAGGTGGAGCCGCGATGTTGTTTGCTGGAATTTTTTCGATGGATACAGCATTCATGCAATACATTGATTGGCATACGATAGCATTATTATTATCCATGATGATTTTAGTATCGATAACAAGCCAAAGCGGTGTGTTTGAGTATGTAGCTGTTCATGTGGCAAGACAAGTCGACGGGAAACCAATCCCATTACTTGTGTTTATATCTTTGCTGACAGCGATTGGATCTGCTTTATTAAACAATGTCACTACTGTTTTATTAGTCGTTCCGATTGTTTTAACGTTAACGAAGATTTTAAAAGTAAATGCCGTCCCATTTTTATTATCGATTATTTTAGCATCCAACATTGGCGGAACGGCCACGTTAATTGGTGATCCGCCAAACTTAATGATCGGGCAAGCCGTTGAACATTTGACCTTTAATGACTTCTTAATCCATTTAGGTCCTGTAGTTGCGATTATTTTTATCGTGGTTATGGCAGGTTTAGTGTATTACTATCGAAAAGCATTAACTGTATCAGCTGAAAACAGAAGAAAATTAATCGAAGTGGATCCGAAAAGTTATTTAAAGGACAAAGTGTTAATTGTTAAATCGTTATCTGTATTAGCTATAACAACGGTTGGTTTTGTATTGCAACCCCTGTTAAATGTCGACTTAACAAGTATTGCGATGGGGGGCGCTTTATTATTAATGTTGTTAACGTATGAGAAACAAGATGTTGAAGAAGTATTTAAATCAGTTGAGTGGGTTACTTTATTTTTCTTTGTTGGCTTGTTTATGCTTGTTGGTGGGTTAAAAGAAGTTGGATTAATTGATGAAATAGCCAAATCAATTATTTTCTACACGGATGGTGATTTACCAAAAACCGCACTTTTAATTTTATGGGCTTCAGGCATTATTTCTGGGTTTGTTGATAACATTCCTTTTGTCGCTGCGATGATTCCGGTTATTTTAGAATTTCAATCTTACGGAATGACAAATTTAGACCCTCTATGGTGGGCATTAGCATTAGGTGCTTGTCTAGGTGGAAATGCCACATTAATTGGTGCAAGCTCAAATGTTATTGTTGCAGGTCTTGCGGTGAAAGCGAAACATTCGTTTAGTTACATGGAATTTTTAAAAGTAGGCGCTCCTGTCGCGTTAGTTTCGTTTATCATCTCAACGATATACATTTATTTTCGATACTTAATTTTCTTTTATTAA
- a CDS encoding DUF421 domain-containing protein, which produces MDYGTIILRTIFIYFIILFVLRFMGKREIGQLSVLDFVVSIMIAELAVVSIENIQVPMLHTIVPIVMLSLIQIFFAFLSLKSEKLRKLVDGRPSVLINKGKIDEGEMRKQRYNFDDLLIQLRQNNVHNIADVEFAILEPSGQLSVIEKDKNNDKNHVSLPLPLILDGNVQKEHLQKLNQTELWLRQEMRKLGYRDIKKISYCALQGDRSFFVDLKDEK; this is translated from the coding sequence ATGGATTATGGTACAATCATACTCCGCACGATCTTCATTTACTTTATTATCCTCTTTGTCCTTCGCTTTATGGGAAAACGAGAAATTGGGCAATTATCTGTGCTTGATTTTGTCGTTTCGATTATGATCGCAGAATTAGCTGTTGTATCCATAGAAAATATTCAAGTTCCGATGCTTCATACAATCGTTCCCATTGTTATGTTATCCCTCATTCAAATCTTCTTTGCTTTCCTCTCTTTAAAAAGTGAAAAATTACGAAAGCTCGTCGATGGTCGACCATCGGTATTAATTAACAAAGGTAAAATTGATGAAGGAGAAATGAGGAAGCAACGATATAATTTTGATGATTTATTAATTCAATTACGACAAAACAATGTCCATAATATTGCTGATGTGGAATTTGCGATTTTAGAGCCGTCTGGTCAATTGTCAGTTATTGAAAAAGATAAAAATAACGATAAAAATCATGTGTCATTGCCTCTCCCATTGATTTTAGATGGAAACGTGCAGAAAGAACATTTGCAGAAACTTAACCAAACCGAATTGTGGCTTCGCCAGGAAATGCGAAAACTAGGTTACCGTGATATTAAAAAAATCTCGTATTGTGCGCTCCAAGGTGATCGATCCTTTTTTGTTGATTTAAAAGATGAAAAATAA